One segment of Candidatus Nitrospira nitrosa DNA contains the following:
- a CDS encoding methane monooxygenase/ammonia monooxygenase subunit B, producing the protein MNAKQTFKRWVMGFCGVATLALTPVVDVTPAFAHGERSQEPFLRMRTVNWYDTEWVGKSTKVNDVTELRGRFHLSEDWPRAVVKPHRTFLNVGSPSSVFVRLSSKMNGVPMFNSGPLDIGGDYEYVVKLKARLPGHHHIHPMLAIKEAGPVAGPGGWMDITGRYEDFTNPIKTLTGETFDSETMGGMTGVMWHLFWVVVACFWVGWFMIRPMYLVRARVLAAYGDEILLDPIDRKVGAAMLVFVLVVVVVGYLAAESKHPISVPLQAGETKVKPLPVKPNPLTIEVVHAEYDVPGRALRMNLHVINNGTQPISIGEFTTAGIRFTNKVGAAKVDPNYPPELVASAGLTMDKEGAILPGQTVDIKLESKDVLWEVQRLVDILHDPDQRFAGLFMSYTEGGERLINPVWAPVLPVFTRLGA; encoded by the coding sequence ATGAACGCCAAACAAACCTTTAAACGCTGGGTAATGGGCTTCTGCGGAGTTGCGACGCTGGCGTTGACGCCTGTTGTTGATGTGACTCCTGCATTTGCTCATGGAGAGCGCTCGCAGGAACCATTCCTGCGGATGCGAACTGTGAACTGGTACGATACGGAATGGGTTGGTAAGTCGACAAAGGTTAACGATGTAACTGAGTTACGTGGCAGGTTTCACTTGTCTGAAGACTGGCCTCGTGCAGTCGTGAAACCGCATCGTACGTTCTTGAACGTAGGGTCTCCGAGCTCGGTCTTTGTTCGTCTGAGCTCAAAGATGAACGGTGTTCCGATGTTCAACTCGGGCCCTCTCGATATCGGTGGCGATTATGAATACGTTGTTAAGCTGAAGGCCAGACTCCCAGGCCACCACCATATTCACCCCATGCTCGCGATCAAGGAGGCCGGTCCGGTCGCTGGTCCGGGTGGGTGGATGGACATCACGGGTCGTTATGAAGATTTTACGAACCCAATTAAGACTCTCACTGGCGAAACATTCGACTCTGAGACGATGGGTGGTATGACTGGCGTCATGTGGCACCTTTTCTGGGTGGTTGTCGCATGTTTCTGGGTAGGTTGGTTCATGATCCGTCCGATGTACCTGGTTCGTGCTCGTGTACTTGCTGCATACGGGGACGAGATCTTGTTGGATCCCATTGACCGTAAGGTCGGGGCGGCAATGCTCGTATTCGTGCTGGTTGTTGTAGTCGTTGGATATCTGGCAGCAGAGTCCAAGCACCCGATCAGTGTACCTCTGCAGGCTGGTGAAACGAAGGTGAAGCCGCTGCCTGTGAAGCCGAACCCGTTGACCATCGAAGTGGTTCACGCTGAGTACGATGTTCCTGGTCGTGCCCTGCGTATGAACCTTCATGTGATCAACAATGGCACGCAGCCAATCAGTATTGGCGAATTCACCACGGCAGGTATTCGGTTCACCAATAAGGTTGGTGCAGCTAAGGTGGATCCAAACTATCCACCAGAGCTGGTGGCCAGCGCCGGGTTGACCATGGATAAGGAGGGTGCAATCCTCCCTGGTCAGACGGTTGATATTAAGCTTGAGTCGAAAGACGTGCTCTGGGAAGTGCAGCGGTTGGTGGACATTCTCCACGATCCGGATCAGCGCTTCGCCGGGTTGTTTATGTCTTACACCGAAGGCGGTGAAAGGCTCATCAATCCAGTCTGGGCTCCAGTTCTTCCAGTCTTCACGAGATTGGGAGCATAA
- a CDS encoding ABC transporter permease — MIAVRPSSLISLQLAALASAALVLLPLIYIVSLALSADPSVWYRLWATRVPELLWNTISLAGAVVLLALALGVSTSWIVTRCEFPGRRFWEVALVFPLAMPTFVLAYVFNYLLGFGGPVEQLWQMLAGNPQARIFSPQSFMGVTLVMGLATFPFIYLLTRSALLNFNVSFEEVARTCGASPLRRIFSVTLPLLRPSIVAGVALVILYVVSDFGAVSLLRYQTLTYAVFQQMTGQLDNQAASILSVLLVVLALLFLVTERWFRRKSRFYQTAGRYRAPQRIQCNRLQTVGLTASLSVILGAAFGIPVCFLIAWSLSPEALAILDAQFFGFVWNSAVLATLAATAGVLVGLPLAYLASRKPTWLNTGCLQAAYAGYVLPGPVAALAVLVLCLNLIPVVYGTVIVLIIAYVLHFLPAGLQSLEPAIQQITPNLEEVARTLGLNARETVRQVTLPLIRNGIIVAWVLIFLQTMKELPATLLLRPVGFDTLAIRVWLEASEEYYQLAAPSALLIVLVGLPALGLLLSRDWRTA, encoded by the coding sequence GTGATTGCCGTACGCCCATCATCGCTCATTTCCCTCCAATTAGCTGCACTGGCCAGTGCGGCACTCGTTCTACTCCCATTGATCTACATCGTGTCCTTGGCCCTCTCGGCTGATCCATCGGTCTGGTATCGACTGTGGGCAACGCGTGTACCTGAACTCCTCTGGAACACGATTTCTTTGGCCGGTGCTGTTGTGCTCCTCGCGCTTGCTTTAGGGGTCTCGACCTCATGGATCGTGACCCGCTGTGAGTTTCCTGGGCGCCGGTTCTGGGAAGTTGCTCTCGTATTTCCCCTCGCCATGCCGACGTTCGTGTTAGCCTATGTCTTCAACTATCTGTTGGGATTCGGCGGCCCGGTTGAACAACTCTGGCAGATGCTGGCAGGCAACCCTCAGGCCAGAATCTTCTCGCCTCAAAGTTTTATGGGCGTCACCTTGGTCATGGGGCTCGCAACATTCCCGTTCATCTATTTGCTCACGCGGAGCGCGCTCCTGAATTTCAATGTGTCGTTTGAAGAAGTCGCCCGTACCTGTGGCGCCTCTCCCCTGAGAAGGATTTTCTCCGTCACCCTCCCGCTGTTGCGACCGTCCATTGTCGCCGGTGTTGCGCTGGTCATCCTCTACGTGGTCTCCGATTTTGGAGCCGTGTCGCTCTTACGCTATCAAACATTGACGTATGCCGTGTTTCAACAAATGACCGGCCAGTTGGACAATCAGGCCGCGAGTATTTTAAGTGTATTGCTGGTCGTCCTGGCACTCTTATTCTTGGTAACCGAGCGATGGTTTCGTCGCAAAAGTCGCTTTTACCAAACCGCTGGTCGCTACCGCGCTCCACAGCGAATCCAGTGCAACCGGCTCCAGACGGTAGGCCTGACGGCATCTCTCTCTGTAATCCTGGGGGCAGCCTTCGGGATCCCTGTGTGCTTCTTGATCGCGTGGAGCCTGTCTCCTGAAGCCCTTGCGATTCTTGATGCACAATTCTTCGGCTTTGTCTGGAACAGTGCCGTGCTCGCAACCCTGGCTGCCACAGCTGGCGTGCTCGTCGGACTGCCATTGGCCTATCTGGCAAGTCGCAAACCCACGTGGCTCAACACCGGCTGCCTCCAGGCCGCCTATGCCGGATATGTGTTACCGGGACCGGTCGCGGCACTCGCCGTGTTGGTCCTCTGTCTCAACCTGATACCGGTCGTCTATGGAACAGTTATCGTCTTGATCATCGCCTATGTCTTACACTTTCTTCCGGCTGGGCTCCAATCGCTCGAACCGGCAATCCAGCAGATCACTCCCAATCTTGAAGAAGTTGCACGCACCCTGGGACTGAACGCTCGCGAAACCGTGCGACAGGTCACACTGCCGCTCATCCGTAACGGCATCATCGTGGCCTGGGTTCTAATCTTTCTTCAAACGATGAAAGAGCTGCCTGCCACGCTCTTGCTCCGCCCCGTTGGGTTTGACACCTTGGCCATCCGAGTTTGGCTTGAAGCGAGTGAAGAATATTATCAGCTGGCGGCCCCCTCCGCTCTCTTGATCGTGCTCGTTGGTCTACCCGCCCTTGGCTTATTACTCTCCCGCGATTGGCGCACCGCGTAA
- a CDS encoding ExbD/TolR family protein, producing the protein MDRNIDQINVIPLVDVMLVLLVIVLTTATFISTGQIPVNLAKAKAVSDRQDVPIVIALTAEGNLFVNDTPVPEGGLPTVLSSRPRESAVVVRADKVTLLEKFVALVDEIRGLGFQQVSLEVIRL; encoded by the coding sequence ATGGATCGGAACATTGATCAGATCAACGTCATTCCCCTCGTGGATGTGATGTTGGTCCTGCTGGTCATCGTGTTAACCACGGCCACCTTCATCAGCACGGGCCAAATTCCCGTCAACCTCGCCAAAGCGAAAGCAGTCAGCGATCGGCAAGACGTGCCCATCGTGATTGCCTTGACGGCGGAGGGAAACTTGTTTGTCAACGATACACCGGTCCCAGAGGGTGGCCTTCCCACGGTCCTGAGCTCTCGGCCTCGCGAGTCAGCGGTGGTTGTTCGTGCAGATAAAGTCACATTGCTCGAAAAGTTCGTGGCACTCGTCGATGAGATTCGCGGCCTTGGATTTCAACAAGTGAGCTTGGAGGTCATTCGACTCTAA
- a CDS encoding Fur family transcriptional regulator, which yields MSKHAKEMEILKEHLEKHQLKFTRQRELILDAFLKQEHITAEEMYHQLARKDPHLGLATIYRTLNLFCEAGLAQARHFGTQTQYDNVSHKGHHDHLICTGCGKIVEFENCDIERLQEEVATKNGFTITTHRLELYGLCTHCRH from the coding sequence ATGTCTAAACATGCCAAGGAAATGGAAATTCTGAAAGAGCATCTCGAGAAACACCAACTCAAATTTACACGCCAGCGTGAGTTGATCCTCGACGCTTTTTTGAAACAAGAACACATCACGGCTGAGGAAATGTACCATCAGTTGGCACGTAAAGATCCTCATCTTGGGCTCGCAACCATCTACCGGACCCTCAACCTGTTCTGCGAAGCAGGGTTGGCTCAAGCTCGGCACTTTGGAACACAGACTCAGTATGACAACGTGTCCCATAAGGGCCATCACGACCACCTCATCTGCACAGGCTGTGGCAAGATCGTGGAATTTGAAAACTGCGATATCGAACGACTTCAAGAGGAAGTCGCGACCAAGAACGGCTTTACGATTACTACCCACCGGCTCGAACTCTACGGACTCTGCACCCACTGCCGTCATTGA
- a CDS encoding ABC transporter ATP-binding protein, producing the protein MNTSAWTRPISADQLHAAAHLCSPAAPILELRSISCAYGSSRPAVRDIAFSVREGEILCLLGPSGCGKTTVLRAIAGFEPVRSGEILLSGRVVSSPSETVPTEHRRIGMVFQEYALFPHLRVADNIAFGLNHLPRAERKHRVDEMLCLTGLEGFDRRYPHELSGGQQQRVALSRALVQNPVLLLLDEPFSNLDPDMASRMRQEVHALLRQMKTTSIMVTHDHDEAFAMADRIAVLNQGVLEQMDSPELIYHLPATRFVADFVGQADFIAGRIHQGLVHTELGTFPNTLNGSEGDHVAVMIRPDDVHLVPNKSAEPRIMARQFRGSENLYRVQLPSGQIVHSSESSTSVYQEGTSVELHVSATHTVLFQTEAPPPP; encoded by the coding sequence ATGAATACCTCAGCATGGACCAGACCGATCAGTGCCGACCAACTCCATGCAGCCGCCCATCTCTGCTCTCCGGCGGCTCCGATCCTGGAGCTCCGCTCCATCTCCTGTGCCTATGGTTCAAGTCGACCGGCCGTTCGCGATATCGCATTCTCCGTCAGGGAAGGTGAAATCCTCTGTCTGCTCGGGCCATCCGGCTGTGGGAAAACCACCGTGCTACGAGCCATCGCCGGATTTGAGCCAGTACGGTCTGGAGAAATTCTCTTGTCGGGACGGGTGGTCTCATCTCCCTCGGAGACGGTTCCCACGGAACATCGACGCATCGGCATGGTCTTTCAGGAATACGCTCTCTTTCCGCACCTGCGTGTCGCCGACAACATCGCATTTGGACTCAACCACCTGCCGCGGGCAGAGCGAAAGCATCGAGTCGATGAGATGCTGTGCTTGACCGGGTTGGAGGGGTTTGATCGCCGATATCCGCATGAGTTATCGGGAGGGCAGCAGCAACGCGTAGCACTTTCACGAGCGCTGGTGCAAAATCCGGTCTTGCTCCTGCTGGATGAACCGTTCAGCAACCTGGACCCCGACATGGCTAGTCGCATGCGCCAAGAAGTCCACGCCTTGTTACGTCAGATGAAAACCACCAGCATCATGGTCACGCATGACCATGACGAGGCTTTTGCCATGGCCGATCGCATCGCCGTGTTGAATCAAGGGGTGCTCGAGCAGATGGACTCCCCTGAACTTATTTACCATCTGCCGGCCACGCGGTTCGTGGCCGACTTTGTAGGCCAAGCCGACTTCATTGCCGGCCGGATTCATCAGGGATTGGTTCACACCGAGCTAGGAACGTTTCCCAATACGCTCAACGGGTCCGAAGGAGACCATGTTGCCGTCATGATTCGCCCGGACGACGTGCATCTCGTGCCCAACAAATCCGCCGAACCGAGAATCATGGCCAGGCAGTTCCGCGGATCTGAAAATTTGTACAGAGTTCAACTTCCTTCCGGTCAAATCGTCCATAGCAGTGAAAGCTCGACCAGCGTCTACCAGGAAGGCACCTCTGTCGAACTCCATGTTTCGGCAACCCATACCGTACTGTTTCAGACCGAAGCACCCCCTCCTCCATAG
- a CDS encoding extracellular solute-binding protein, whose product MSGSLHKAPWTTLRINHHPFIGVRAACIVLLLSMILPSVTTAADQLTVYSGRAERLIKPALDEFTAKTGIKIALLSSGTTELVNRMKAEGDRSPADVFITNDAGSLELARTAGLFRPLSMREIERAIPPQFRATDNSWIGLSGRFWIITYNTTLVKPDHIKSLLDLADPIWKGKLAIPNAGSEYLQAGVSVIRASIGDDRTKTFLEGLRDNAGTQVYQKSSQIVEAVAKGQVALGIVNHYYVYRHLATQPAAPIAVLMPDQQEGGMGAIMNVAGIGVLKHTPRVEQAKLLVEFLVSQAGQKIFADLDKEYPLHPEVQADPALVERKSFRAAMVPLAKLAELRAPTLRLIEQVGMR is encoded by the coding sequence ATGTCGGGATCTCTTCACAAGGCTCCGTGGACCACTCTGCGCATCAATCACCATCCGTTCATCGGCGTACGTGCTGCATGTATTGTTTTGCTCCTCTCCATGATTCTCCCGAGCGTCACCACCGCTGCCGACCAGTTGACCGTCTATTCCGGACGGGCTGAACGGTTGATCAAGCCGGCTCTGGACGAGTTCACCGCGAAGACCGGCATCAAGATCGCCTTGCTGTCGTCCGGTACAACCGAGCTGGTGAATCGGATGAAAGCCGAGGGCGACCGAAGTCCAGCCGATGTATTTATCACGAACGACGCCGGGAGTTTGGAACTCGCCCGTACGGCCGGATTGTTCCGACCACTGAGCATGCGCGAAATCGAGCGAGCCATTCCTCCTCAGTTTCGGGCAACCGACAACAGCTGGATCGGCTTGTCCGGACGATTTTGGATCATTACCTACAACACCACGCTGGTAAAGCCGGACCACATCAAATCGTTGCTGGACTTGGCCGATCCGATATGGAAGGGGAAACTCGCCATTCCGAACGCCGGCAGCGAATATCTGCAAGCAGGCGTCTCCGTGATCCGCGCCAGTATCGGTGATGATCGCACTAAGACGTTCCTTGAGGGGCTTCGAGATAATGCCGGGACTCAGGTTTACCAGAAGAGTTCCCAGATCGTCGAGGCGGTCGCCAAAGGTCAGGTCGCGCTGGGAATCGTCAATCACTATTACGTCTATCGTCATCTCGCCACCCAACCAGCTGCGCCCATCGCGGTGCTGATGCCTGATCAACAAGAAGGCGGCATGGGGGCCATTATGAACGTAGCCGGCATCGGCGTCCTGAAACATACGCCTCGTGTGGAACAAGCCAAACTGCTCGTTGAATTCCTCGTCTCACAGGCAGGTCAGAAGATATTTGCTGATCTTGATAAAGAATATCCGCTCCATCCCGAGGTTCAAGCTGACCCAGCTCTCGTCGAGCGAAAGAGTTTTCGAGCCGCCATGGTGCCTTTGGCGAAACTTGCCGAACTCCGAGCACCCACCCTTCGACTCATCGAACAAGTGGGGATGCGGTAA
- a CDS encoding FMN-binding protein translates to MFSHLKKVLSGFVIGAALCLSAPVSAGAEQVWDNDLKRYLTEAELNHAEVFMSEDEAVKIILPKSQRVRKEVIQLSQDKKDLIEQRIGWKFPEQAFEVYIGETGEKVDGYAIVHNTIGKHKHMTYMVGVDAKGACSDVELLVFREARGSEVGRKRFNVQYEGKTVLDPIRINKDIINISGATMSVRSISAGVKRVLVLVDEFYLKPAGIGSDTVAVKKDKGFLPSIFGN, encoded by the coding sequence ATGTTCAGCCACCTGAAAAAAGTCCTTTCAGGCTTCGTGATTGGAGCAGCGCTCTGCCTCTCCGCTCCTGTATCGGCTGGAGCTGAACAGGTATGGGATAACGATCTGAAGCGCTATCTCACCGAGGCGGAATTGAATCATGCTGAAGTTTTCATGTCGGAAGATGAGGCTGTAAAGATCATCCTCCCGAAATCGCAACGTGTTCGCAAGGAAGTCATCCAACTCAGCCAAGACAAGAAGGATCTGATCGAACAACGCATCGGGTGGAAATTCCCGGAACAAGCATTCGAAGTCTATATTGGTGAAACGGGAGAAAAAGTCGATGGCTATGCCATCGTCCACAACACCATCGGCAAGCATAAACACATGACCTACATGGTCGGTGTCGATGCGAAAGGAGCCTGCTCCGACGTTGAACTATTGGTATTTCGTGAAGCCAGAGGAAGCGAAGTAGGGCGGAAACGGTTCAACGTACAATATGAAGGCAAGACGGTTTTGGATCCAATCCGGATCAATAAGGATATTATCAACATCTCCGGAGCCACCATGTCCGTCCGCTCGATCAGCGCCGGCGTCAAACGAGTGCTGGTCCTGGTCGACGAGTTTTATCTCAAGCCCGCCGGGATTGGTAGCGATACAGTGGCCGTCAAAAAGGATAAGGGGTTCCTGCCGTCGATATTTGGCAATTAG
- a CDS encoding HD-GYP domain-containing protein: MQVHSLDQVQPAVLAIQGMLKKIDRLSLSPTSQRDLESILVRQVTRELDRLLPWQAGHGEATAITAIYIGQALRMNTEVLHQLRLAALLHDIGLLMLPAEFQTGRESHDADSYATIQNHPRLGSILLEPFLFLREATVMIAHHHERWDGSGYPYGLRGEFIPLGARILSVADAFTAVHVPHTHDRLQRDRVALRILQIAAGTQFDPLVVNTLVEC; the protein is encoded by the coding sequence ATGCAGGTCCACAGTCTCGATCAGGTCCAGCCGGCCGTCTTGGCAATTCAAGGCATGCTCAAGAAAATCGACCGCCTCTCCCTTTCTCCTACATCACAACGCGATCTGGAGAGCATTTTGGTTCGTCAAGTGACAAGGGAATTGGATCGGCTTCTGCCCTGGCAAGCAGGACATGGCGAGGCCACGGCTATCACTGCCATTTATATTGGACAGGCGCTGAGAATGAATACCGAGGTCCTGCACCAGTTGAGGTTGGCCGCTCTCCTCCACGATATTGGTCTCCTGATGCTCCCCGCTGAGTTTCAAACGGGGCGAGAATCACACGACGCAGACTCCTACGCCACTATTCAGAATCATCCACGGCTCGGATCGATCTTACTTGAGCCATTTCTATTCCTCCGTGAAGCCACCGTCATGATCGCACATCACCACGAACGCTGGGACGGATCTGGCTACCCTTACGGACTCAGGGGAGAATTTATTCCCTTAGGGGCAAGAATCTTGTCCGTTGCCGATGCATTTACGGCGGTTCACGTTCCGCACACTCATGATCGACTCCAGCGTGATCGCGTCGCGCTCCGCATCCTACAGATAGCCGCAGGCACTCAATTTGATCCTCTCGTGGTCAATACCTTGGTGGAGTGTTGA
- a CDS encoding NHL repeat-containing protein → MAFKTTHPYVQHDFYFIIGLLLISSTLTITGCSGDESSPPPNTSAPAALKSEILPAPLTATEADRFLAVTSAAGGQYYAAGFTTVNDDSQMAVARFGSTGGLDASFGSNGIATINVAVGAHKKAELARAVVVQSDGKIVIAGLFEHDTTATGDAARDTDIAVIRFDTTGQLDQTFGTNGITRLDLSTGTVDGTAFRGDIAWGLTLLSGDNLLVVGGKLAEVAGRTDSDYAVVKLTANGLVDKSFGTNGLFTLDVEQGNDSPRTAIVQPDGKIIVSGHTEIAEDTPNEVVSTVLFRLNSNGQLDPSFGKNGIINNDLGLRVAEAYDVALQGSTLVIAGYGRLATATTVDMISARFLSDGTWDKSYGDAGVTTIDVASQDDRSRTLKVLPDQRVLIVGQGKPTATLQDAAVVLLTPDGQRDTNLNGNGVALLDFGGPTDALFGLALSPDLTNAVAVGWKGVLPTESSPINNDDARVVRFSLPLP, encoded by the coding sequence ATGGCATTTAAAACGACACACCCATATGTACAGCATGACTTCTATTTCATTATTGGGCTACTACTGATCAGTTCAACTCTTACCATCACAGGATGTAGCGGCGATGAGTCATCGCCCCCCCCCAACACCTCAGCGCCCGCCGCACTAAAGAGTGAGATCCTGCCGGCACCACTCACAGCCACGGAAGCGGACCGCTTCCTTGCCGTCACCTCAGCAGCAGGAGGTCAGTATTACGCAGCAGGCTTTACGACTGTAAATGATGACAGTCAGATGGCCGTCGCGCGCTTTGGATCAACTGGCGGATTGGATGCGTCGTTTGGTTCAAACGGGATCGCCACCATTAATGTGGCCGTGGGCGCACACAAGAAAGCTGAACTTGCGCGAGCCGTCGTCGTCCAATCTGATGGGAAAATCGTGATTGCCGGCTTGTTCGAACACGATACGACAGCAACTGGAGATGCCGCGCGTGATACCGATATTGCCGTAATCCGATTTGATACCACGGGGCAACTGGATCAGACATTCGGCACGAATGGAATCACACGCCTCGATCTCAGCACAGGGACGGTCGATGGAACGGCATTTCGTGGAGATATCGCCTGGGGATTGACGTTGTTATCAGGAGACAATCTCCTGGTTGTCGGCGGTAAGCTGGCAGAGGTGGCTGGACGGACGGATAGTGATTACGCCGTTGTAAAATTAACTGCTAACGGGTTGGTGGATAAGTCTTTCGGAACTAACGGCCTCTTCACTCTCGATGTGGAACAAGGTAACGATAGTCCAAGAACGGCCATCGTACAACCGGACGGGAAGATCATCGTAAGCGGTCACACTGAGATCGCCGAGGATACGCCGAACGAAGTCGTATCAACGGTCCTGTTTCGACTGAACTCAAACGGCCAACTTGATCCAAGCTTCGGCAAGAACGGTATTATCAACAATGACCTAGGTCTAAGAGTTGCTGAAGCGTACGATGTCGCTCTCCAGGGATCGACCCTGGTTATTGCAGGATATGGCCGTCTGGCGACCGCAACCACAGTGGATATGATCAGCGCACGATTCTTGTCTGACGGCACCTGGGATAAGTCTTATGGCGATGCAGGTGTCACCACCATTGATGTTGCGAGTCAAGACGACCGCAGTCGAACTCTGAAGGTGTTGCCGGACCAGCGTGTGCTCATTGTGGGGCAAGGCAAGCCGACTGCCACATTACAAGATGCTGCTGTGGTATTGCTCACTCCTGATGGCCAACGTGATACCAACCTAAACGGTAATGGTGTGGCCCTTCTTGATTTCGGCGGCCCCACCGACGCTCTCTTCGGACTTGCCTTGTCCCCTGATCTAACAAATGCGGTTGCAGTAGGTTGGAAGGGCGTACTCCCAACGGAAAGTAGTCCAATAAACAATGACGATGCTCGAGTCGTCCGGTTCTCCCTCCCGCTCCCCTAA
- a CDS encoding FAD:protein FMN transferase has translation MKISQSPISLLAIYVLVLIMLGGCAQLAPSSAAVIAKRAQMHMGTLVTVTAVAFDTQVGDRAVQAAFDEIKRLEQLLSTWRSDSELSQVNAEAGRRPVNVSRETFEVVGRSLDISRLTHGGFNIALGPAIEAWSVTERQQIPDDYTLEQLKPLVDWTSIQLDQKAQTIYLPRKGMRLDVGGVGKGYAADRAVEVMKRAGAKGGVVALSGDIKAFGVLPERTGFPVGIRHPRDEGALIGIIDLQDESISTAGDYERFFERDGIRYHHILDPYTLQPARECQSVTVIAKEGVMADGLDTGIFVLGPKNGMALVEQLPDVEVIIVDANGTLLVSSGLRDRLGAP, from the coding sequence ATGAAGATTTCTCAATCCCCGATCAGCCTCCTGGCGATCTATGTCCTTGTTCTGATCATGCTGGGCGGTTGCGCACAACTAGCTCCGTCCTCTGCAGCCGTGATCGCGAAACGTGCTCAGATGCACATGGGGACGCTTGTGACTGTGACCGCTGTCGCGTTTGATACGCAGGTGGGTGATCGAGCTGTCCAAGCTGCTTTTGATGAGATTAAGCGACTTGAACAGTTATTGAGTACCTGGCGATCTGACAGTGAGCTCTCACAGGTGAATGCCGAAGCTGGCCGCCGACCTGTCAACGTAAGCCGAGAGACTTTTGAAGTGGTTGGGCGATCTTTGGACATTTCACGCCTGACCCATGGGGGATTCAATATTGCACTAGGACCTGCGATCGAAGCTTGGAGTGTCACCGAACGGCAGCAGATTCCTGACGATTACACATTGGAACAGTTGAAGCCGCTCGTTGATTGGACAAGCATTCAACTCGATCAGAAAGCACAGACGATTTATCTGCCGCGCAAGGGAATGCGCCTTGATGTCGGTGGGGTTGGAAAAGGCTATGCCGCCGATCGGGCGGTGGAGGTCATGAAACGAGCAGGTGCTAAAGGTGGAGTAGTCGCGTTATCCGGAGACATTAAAGCATTTGGTGTGCTCCCAGAGCGAACAGGGTTTCCTGTCGGGATCAGGCATCCTCGTGATGAAGGAGCGCTTATCGGCATCATCGATTTGCAAGATGAATCAATTTCAACGGCCGGTGACTATGAGCGGTTCTTTGAACGGGATGGTATTCGTTATCACCATATTCTAGACCCCTATACGCTGCAGCCGGCACGTGAATGTCAGAGTGTGACGGTGATTGCCAAGGAAGGGGTGATGGCCGACGGGTTGGACACCGGTATTTTTGTGCTTGGGCCAAAAAATGGGATGGCGCTGGTCGAACAGTTGCCGGATGTTGAAGTCATCATCGTCGATGCGAACGGTACCCTGCTGGTGTCCTCGGGGCTTCGTGATCGGTTGGGTGCGCCATGA
- a CDS encoding energy transducer TonB, whose translation MAQWIEGLDKRYPAALRAEGIEGKVTLIALLHEDGSLSDVRIAKGSGNAALDQVALEDVRNGSPVKLAHPLERPKISVKFSISYDMKTAR comes from the coding sequence ATGGCACAATGGATTGAGGGACTCGATAAACGTTACCCCGCAGCATTGCGTGCCGAAGGGATTGAGGGAAAAGTCACTCTGATTGCGCTCTTGCACGAGGATGGCTCACTGAGCGATGTGCGCATCGCCAAGGGTTCAGGGAACGCAGCATTGGACCAGGTTGCATTGGAAGATGTCCGAAACGGCTCGCCAGTCAAACTCGCGCATCCACTGGAACGTCCCAAAATATCGGTGAAGTTCTCAATCAGTTACGACATGAAAACCGCTCGATAA
- the exbB gene encoding TonB-system energizer ExbB, with the protein MDALKDVIDYGVIGLLLVLSVWSVAVAIERWLFYKRVDFSRFSNAQLLEITLTKRLVVIGTVAANAPYIGLLGTVLGIMLTFHTMGTSGTMAVNTIMIGLSLALKATAVGLLVAIPCVVMNNLLRRRVTELLTDYKAQHGSEH; encoded by the coding sequence ATGGATGCATTGAAAGACGTCATTGATTACGGGGTGATTGGTCTCTTACTGGTGCTCAGTGTGTGGTCCGTGGCGGTGGCCATCGAACGGTGGCTCTTCTATAAGCGTGTCGACTTCTCTCGGTTTTCCAACGCCCAGCTGCTGGAAATCACGCTGACCAAGCGTCTTGTCGTGATCGGAACTGTAGCGGCCAACGCTCCTTATATTGGCCTCCTCGGAACCGTCCTCGGAATTATGTTAACCTTTCATACGATGGGGACATCAGGCACAATGGCCGTGAATACCATTATGATCGGGTTAAGCCTGGCGTTGAAAGCAACCGCCGTTGGGTTGCTCGTCGCGATTCCCTGTGTCGTCATGAATAACCTGCTGCGTCGACGCGTTACCGAACTCCTCACAGACTATAAGGCACAACATGGATCGGAACATTGA